The proteins below are encoded in one region of Ammospiza nelsoni isolate bAmmNel1 chromosome 23, bAmmNel1.pri, whole genome shotgun sequence:
- the LRIF1 gene encoding ligand-dependent nuclear receptor-interacting factor 1 isoform X2, with the protein MYRVIQTTGPDGKNLLKLLPISKTSGSFVPIVQSPAMPNNSNTNVSSPVHLTITTQIGNTAAPSSVKIPIFQSPNPGKIIITRTLDKQESARAGSEKESLVPNAAANAQSSCVPMDGVSLQNVAITSSSHQSSPTCTVVNTKPLPVTVKSPMLPSGHHLQIPADAEVKSVPASLLPPAIQQKILAAAATNVSGGADSTKAPTVIYVSPVNTVKTSQVLPKHLQSFCPQPATEVSKTLIVTASQKGSGSSPEPVTSKGQQCQQTPMKWIVQETASLSAACRIPVKSSSNVASKILKTLSDTKNIEVNPANILPLCSNGPGGSQSKITCLKDNALVMYNGKVYLLTKRGSDVLSAQADKQASPSSDALLKKETPEQIDSTEVNKITSKVVNLILTKSKGVVLSQKDPKPCTVSKNSSPISLRNVLKSTSAALLTPSANQQDPTVIQRQILPSTKSVSCSEVIPVPAVGMQESVRQNGKDMSHSPRAAGAVLPQAKQECAVSEDWPKMQCVKMDSPGKVIPINHQDRSHWRQYLELRKKFGLFKEERVYLRRVPSRAFCENPEEGVCSSDSLERKNESCSSSSLDVEVMSHRQECVKEKIIVDLEEDLIRKRKTKSSPLSDSGKRRRTSIKSATSPSLELISSGSSAGNRSVSPAPAPAQPSVPTGFSGVSQERDVEQDTFPRYGDTTHPGISVLVTSEEDTSILEGSFRDDAFPMAPPDLEETIREERIKRLKQTLRQQNAALEELRRERQQS; encoded by the exons ATGTACCGAGTCATTCAGACAACGGGACCTGATGGAAAAAACCTTCTGAAATTGCTTCCCATTTCTAAAACTTCTGGAAGCTTTGTGCCAATAGTTCAGTCTCCAGCCATGCCAAATAATTCTAACACAAATGTTTCTAGCCCAGTCCATCTTACTATTACGACACAGATTGGCAATACTGCTGCACCTTCATCTGTTAAGATACCAATTTTTCAGTCTCCTAATCCTGGAAAGATTATTATTACGAGGACATTAGACAAGCAGGAAAGTGCTAGGGCAGGTTCTGAAAAGGAAAGCTTGGTTCCAAACGCAGCTGCcaatgcccagagcagctgtgtgccCATGGATGGAGTGTCCTTGCAGAATGTGGCCATCACGAGCTCCTCTCACCAGAGCAGCCCAACCTGCACAGTGGTGAACACCAAACCCCTCCCAGTGACTGTTAAGTCTCCAATGCTGCCCTCCGGACACCACCTCCAGATTCCAGCTGATGCAGAAGTGAAATCTGTCCCAGCATCTCTTTTGCCACCTGCAATACAGCAAAAaatcctggcagctgcagccaccaaTGTGTCTGGAGGGGCTGACAGTACAAAAGCACCAACAGTGATTTACGTGTCACCCGTAAACACAGTGAAAACCTCCCAAGTCCTGCCCAAGCACTTGCAGAGCTTTTGCCCTCAACCTGCCACGGAAGTTTCAAAGACACTGATAGTgacagcttcccagaagggatcTGGTTCTTCTCCTGAGCCAGTCACATCCAaggggcagcagtgccagcaaactCCCATGAAATGGATTGTGCAAGAAACTGCCTCGCTCTCAGCAGCTTGTCGTATCCCTGTAAAGTCTTCAAGTAATGTGGCTTCCAAGATCCTGAAAACTTTGTCAGACACGAAGAATATAGAAGTCAACCCTGCAAATATTTTGCCACTCTGTTCTAATGGTCCTGGTGGAAGCCAAAGTAAAATCACATGTTTAAAAGATAATGCTCTGGTCATGTACAATGGGAAAGTCTATTTATTGACCAAAAGAGGCTCTGATGTTCTGTCAGCCCAGGCTGACAAACAAGCATCTCCTTCTTCTGATGCTTTACTTAAAAAGGAGACACCCGAGCAAATTGATTCTACTGAAGTCAATAAAATAACCAGTAAAGTGGTGAATCTGATATTGACAAAAAGCAAAGGAGTGGTGCTGTCTCAGAAAGACCCAAAACCATGTACAGTTTCCAAAAATTCATCACCAATTAGCTTAAGAAATGTCTTAAAATCCacatctgcagctctgctgacaccaaGTGCTAATCAGCAGGATCCCACTGTAATCCAGAGACAGATTTTGCCCTCCACCAAGAGCGTTTCTTGCAGTGAAGTGATCCCAGTTCCAGCAGTAGGGATGCAGGAGAGTGTGAGGCAAAATGGCAAAGACATGAGTCATTCCCCaagagcagcaggggctgtgttaCCTCAGGCTAAGCAGGAATGTGCTGTCAGTGAAGACTGGCCAAAG atgCAATGTGTAAAGATGGATTCACCGGGAAAGGTTATTCCAATCAATCACCAAGACCGCTCACACTGGAGACAATATTTGGAATTAAGGAAAAAGTTCGGTCTCTTTAAGGAGGAGAGAGTTTATCTTAGGAGAGTACCATCAAGGGCCTTCTGTGAGAATCCAGAAGAAGGGGTTTGTTCCAGTGACAGCTTGGAAAGGAAGAATGAGTCTTGCAGTTCATCCTCATTGGATGTGGAAGTAATGAGTCATCGTCAGGAATGTGTTAAAGAAAAG ATCATTGTGGATCTGGAAGAAGATTTgattaggaaaaggaaaacaaaatcctcaCCTTTGTCAGACAGTGGCAAGAGGAGGAGAACTTCAATCAAATCAGCCACAAGTCCCAGTTTAGAACTGATCAGCTCAGGTTCCAGTGCAGGTAACAGGAGTGTTTCAcctgcaccagccccagcacagccaagcgTTCCCACTGGCTTCAGCGGAGTGTCCCAGGAGAGGGACGTGGAGCAGGACACGTTCCCCCGGTACGGTGACACTACCCACCCAGGGATTTCAGTTTTAGTCACTTCCGAAGAGGATACTTCCATTCTGGAAGGTTCTTTCCGAGATGATGCCTTCCCTATGGCTCCCCCAGACCTGGAGGAGACGATACGGGAGGAGAGAATCAAGCGGCTGAAGCAGACCCTGCGGCAGCAGAATGCGGCATTGGAGGAGCTGCGCcgggagaggcagcagagctga
- the LRIF1 gene encoding ligand-dependent nuclear receptor-interacting factor 1 isoform X1 — MSRSPGRRPQFIAGCMYRVIQTTGPDGKNLLKLLPISKTSGSFVPIVQSPAMPNNSNTNVSSPVHLTITTQIGNTAAPSSVKIPIFQSPNPGKIIITRTLDKQESARAGSEKESLVPNAAANAQSSCVPMDGVSLQNVAITSSSHQSSPTCTVVNTKPLPVTVKSPMLPSGHHLQIPADAEVKSVPASLLPPAIQQKILAAAATNVSGGADSTKAPTVIYVSPVNTVKTSQVLPKHLQSFCPQPATEVSKTLIVTASQKGSGSSPEPVTSKGQQCQQTPMKWIVQETASLSAACRIPVKSSSNVASKILKTLSDTKNIEVNPANILPLCSNGPGGSQSKITCLKDNALVMYNGKVYLLTKRGSDVLSAQADKQASPSSDALLKKETPEQIDSTEVNKITSKVVNLILTKSKGVVLSQKDPKPCTVSKNSSPISLRNVLKSTSAALLTPSANQQDPTVIQRQILPSTKSVSCSEVIPVPAVGMQESVRQNGKDMSHSPRAAGAVLPQAKQECAVSEDWPKMQCVKMDSPGKVIPINHQDRSHWRQYLELRKKFGLFKEERVYLRRVPSRAFCENPEEGVCSSDSLERKNESCSSSSLDVEVMSHRQECVKEKIIVDLEEDLIRKRKTKSSPLSDSGKRRRTSIKSATSPSLELISSGSSAGNRSVSPAPAPAQPSVPTGFSGVSQERDVEQDTFPRYGDTTHPGISVLVTSEEDTSILEGSFRDDAFPMAPPDLEETIREERIKRLKQTLRQQNAALEELRRERQQS; from the exons aTGTCGCGGAGCCCGGGGCGGCGGCCGCAGTT CATTGCAGGCTGTATGTACCGAGTCATTCAGACAACGGGACCTGATGGAAAAAACCTTCTGAAATTGCTTCCCATTTCTAAAACTTCTGGAAGCTTTGTGCCAATAGTTCAGTCTCCAGCCATGCCAAATAATTCTAACACAAATGTTTCTAGCCCAGTCCATCTTACTATTACGACACAGATTGGCAATACTGCTGCACCTTCATCTGTTAAGATACCAATTTTTCAGTCTCCTAATCCTGGAAAGATTATTATTACGAGGACATTAGACAAGCAGGAAAGTGCTAGGGCAGGTTCTGAAAAGGAAAGCTTGGTTCCAAACGCAGCTGCcaatgcccagagcagctgtgtgccCATGGATGGAGTGTCCTTGCAGAATGTGGCCATCACGAGCTCCTCTCACCAGAGCAGCCCAACCTGCACAGTGGTGAACACCAAACCCCTCCCAGTGACTGTTAAGTCTCCAATGCTGCCCTCCGGACACCACCTCCAGATTCCAGCTGATGCAGAAGTGAAATCTGTCCCAGCATCTCTTTTGCCACCTGCAATACAGCAAAAaatcctggcagctgcagccaccaaTGTGTCTGGAGGGGCTGACAGTACAAAAGCACCAACAGTGATTTACGTGTCACCCGTAAACACAGTGAAAACCTCCCAAGTCCTGCCCAAGCACTTGCAGAGCTTTTGCCCTCAACCTGCCACGGAAGTTTCAAAGACACTGATAGTgacagcttcccagaagggatcTGGTTCTTCTCCTGAGCCAGTCACATCCAaggggcagcagtgccagcaaactCCCATGAAATGGATTGTGCAAGAAACTGCCTCGCTCTCAGCAGCTTGTCGTATCCCTGTAAAGTCTTCAAGTAATGTGGCTTCCAAGATCCTGAAAACTTTGTCAGACACGAAGAATATAGAAGTCAACCCTGCAAATATTTTGCCACTCTGTTCTAATGGTCCTGGTGGAAGCCAAAGTAAAATCACATGTTTAAAAGATAATGCTCTGGTCATGTACAATGGGAAAGTCTATTTATTGACCAAAAGAGGCTCTGATGTTCTGTCAGCCCAGGCTGACAAACAAGCATCTCCTTCTTCTGATGCTTTACTTAAAAAGGAGACACCCGAGCAAATTGATTCTACTGAAGTCAATAAAATAACCAGTAAAGTGGTGAATCTGATATTGACAAAAAGCAAAGGAGTGGTGCTGTCTCAGAAAGACCCAAAACCATGTACAGTTTCCAAAAATTCATCACCAATTAGCTTAAGAAATGTCTTAAAATCCacatctgcagctctgctgacaccaaGTGCTAATCAGCAGGATCCCACTGTAATCCAGAGACAGATTTTGCCCTCCACCAAGAGCGTTTCTTGCAGTGAAGTGATCCCAGTTCCAGCAGTAGGGATGCAGGAGAGTGTGAGGCAAAATGGCAAAGACATGAGTCATTCCCCaagagcagcaggggctgtgttaCCTCAGGCTAAGCAGGAATGTGCTGTCAGTGAAGACTGGCCAAAG atgCAATGTGTAAAGATGGATTCACCGGGAAAGGTTATTCCAATCAATCACCAAGACCGCTCACACTGGAGACAATATTTGGAATTAAGGAAAAAGTTCGGTCTCTTTAAGGAGGAGAGAGTTTATCTTAGGAGAGTACCATCAAGGGCCTTCTGTGAGAATCCAGAAGAAGGGGTTTGTTCCAGTGACAGCTTGGAAAGGAAGAATGAGTCTTGCAGTTCATCCTCATTGGATGTGGAAGTAATGAGTCATCGTCAGGAATGTGTTAAAGAAAAG ATCATTGTGGATCTGGAAGAAGATTTgattaggaaaaggaaaacaaaatcctcaCCTTTGTCAGACAGTGGCAAGAGGAGGAGAACTTCAATCAAATCAGCCACAAGTCCCAGTTTAGAACTGATCAGCTCAGGTTCCAGTGCAGGTAACAGGAGTGTTTCAcctgcaccagccccagcacagccaagcgTTCCCACTGGCTTCAGCGGAGTGTCCCAGGAGAGGGACGTGGAGCAGGACACGTTCCCCCGGTACGGTGACACTACCCACCCAGGGATTTCAGTTTTAGTCACTTCCGAAGAGGATACTTCCATTCTGGAAGGTTCTTTCCGAGATGATGCCTTCCCTATGGCTCCCCCAGACCTGGAGGAGACGATACGGGAGGAGAGAATCAAGCGGCTGAAGCAGACCCTGCGGCAGCAGAATGCGGCATTGGAGGAGCTGCGCcgggagaggcagcagagctga